A genome region from Schaalia sp. 19OD2882 includes the following:
- the hisB gene encoding imidazoleglycerol-phosphate dehydratase HisB — MSTHPAPRRRVAVIDRTTSESTVHVEMDLDGTGRTEISTGVPFYDHMLTALGKHSLIDLVVRAQGDVEVDVHHTVEDTAICIGAALKEALGDKRGIRRFADATVPLDEALARAVVDVAGRPYVVHEGEPAGQEYHLIGGHYTGSMTRHVLESLTYNSGICLHMTVLAGRDPHHIVEAQFKALARALRFAVEPDPRVEGIPSTKGTL; from the coding sequence ATGAGCACTCACCCCGCCCCCAGACGCCGCGTCGCCGTCATCGACCGCACCACCTCGGAGTCCACGGTCCACGTGGAGATGGACCTGGACGGGACCGGCCGCACCGAGATCTCCACCGGCGTACCCTTCTACGACCACATGCTCACGGCTCTCGGCAAGCACTCACTCATCGACCTCGTCGTGCGCGCGCAGGGTGACGTGGAGGTCGACGTGCACCACACGGTGGAGGACACCGCCATCTGCATCGGCGCGGCCCTGAAGGAGGCCCTTGGCGACAAGCGCGGAATCCGTCGCTTCGCCGACGCCACCGTGCCCCTGGACGAGGCCCTGGCACGTGCCGTCGTCGATGTTGCCGGACGGCCCTACGTCGTCCACGAGGGCGAGCCCGCCGGGCAGGAGTACCACCTCATCGGCGGGCACTACACGGGGTCCATGACCCGCCACGTACTGGAATCCCTCACCTACAACTCCGGCATCTGCCTGCACATGACGGTCCTGGCCGGACGCGACCCCCACCACATCGTCGAGGCCCAGTTCAAGGCCCTTGCCCGGGCGCTGCGCTTCGCAGTGGAACCGGATCCGCGGGTCGAGGGGATCCCCTCGACCAAGGGCACCCTGTGA
- a CDS encoding SseB family protein yields MRLPAPDAEQRNKISARLRLHAHDRADHGQVLPLTAAALALGEGADQGAARLEALVSALREERVVVPVVVGLAADLGAGGVPEVGSQKHDPVEFVRCGTPFGPALVVYSSQGSLLADRSQDRPIAFDFHKVCLAALVETGGRVCMDPGGAAVVLPRPAVAACAQGDDWLPAWRDLELLAELRELAGVRAVRATRVEVAGASADAGTGADVGAVAPGGPVADVRVVHAGGVLVRVEVLLDAARLVDSGRAEVEETLRRIATSPRLRAAVDEVELRPLVLP; encoded by the coding sequence GTGAGGCTGCCTGCCCCGGACGCTGAGCAGCGGAACAAGATCTCCGCGCGGCTGCGTCTGCATGCCCATGACCGGGCCGACCACGGCCAAGTGCTGCCGCTGACGGCGGCGGCTCTTGCATTGGGTGAGGGCGCTGACCAAGGGGCTGCTCGCCTGGAGGCGCTGGTCTCGGCCCTGCGCGAGGAGCGGGTCGTCGTGCCGGTCGTCGTAGGGCTTGCGGCCGACTTGGGCGCAGGAGGCGTGCCCGAGGTAGGGTCGCAGAAGCACGATCCGGTGGAGTTCGTCCGCTGCGGGACCCCCTTCGGTCCGGCCTTGGTGGTCTACTCCAGTCAAGGCTCGCTGTTGGCCGACCGCTCGCAGGACAGGCCCATTGCCTTCGACTTCCACAAGGTGTGTCTTGCGGCGCTGGTCGAGACGGGCGGTCGGGTCTGCATGGATCCGGGCGGCGCGGCGGTGGTGCTGCCACGCCCGGCGGTTGCCGCATGCGCCCAAGGAGACGACTGGCTGCCGGCGTGGCGGGATCTGGAGCTGCTGGCTGAACTGCGCGAACTGGCAGGAGTCAGGGCTGTCCGCGCCACCCGGGTCGAGGTTGCCGGTGCAAGTGCTGACGCGGGTACAGGTGCCGATGTGGGCGCGGTTGCGCCGGGCGGACCTGTGGCGGATGTGCGAGTCGTACACGCCGGGGGAGTCCTGGTTCGCGTCGAGGTCCTACTGGATGCTGCCCGCTTGGTCGACTCCGGCCGGGCGGAGGTCGAGGAAACTCTGCGCCGTATCGCCACTTCGCCCCGCCTTCGGGCTGCAGTCGACGAAGTGGAACTCCGCCCTCTTGTCCTCCCATGA
- the priA gene encoding bifunctional 1-(5-phosphoribosyl)-5-((5-phosphoribosylamino)methylideneamino)imidazole-4-carboxamide isomerase/phosphoribosylanthranilate isomerase PriA encodes MTDELILLPAVDVVDGKAVRLTQGEAGTETAYGHPLDAVRSFVEAGATWLHLVDLDAAFGRGSNAELLTSITAEVPIHVELSGGIRDDASLARALEAGARRVNLGTAALEDPEWTERVIAAHGDRIAVGLDVRGETLSARGWTKDGGNLWETIERLDAAGCSRYVVTDVARDGMLSGPNLDLLRRVCEATSAPVIASGGVSNLADIAALRELVPVGVEGAIVGKALYTGAFTLVQALDVAAGRAQA; translated from the coding sequence ATGACCGACGAACTGATTCTCCTGCCGGCCGTCGACGTGGTCGACGGCAAGGCTGTGCGCCTCACCCAGGGCGAGGCCGGCACCGAGACCGCCTACGGGCATCCGCTGGATGCAGTCCGGTCCTTCGTCGAGGCCGGCGCCACTTGGCTGCACTTGGTGGACCTGGATGCCGCCTTCGGGCGGGGGTCCAACGCGGAGCTGCTCACCTCCATCACCGCGGAAGTGCCCATCCACGTCGAGCTCTCCGGCGGTATCCGTGACGACGCCTCTCTTGCCCGCGCGCTGGAAGCGGGCGCGCGGCGCGTGAACCTGGGCACCGCCGCCTTGGAGGACCCGGAGTGGACCGAGCGGGTCATCGCCGCCCACGGTGACCGGATCGCCGTGGGCCTGGACGTGCGCGGCGAGACCCTGTCCGCGCGCGGCTGGACGAAGGACGGCGGGAACCTGTGGGAGACGATCGAGCGTCTGGACGCCGCCGGTTGCTCACGCTATGTCGTCACCGATGTGGCGCGTGACGGGATGCTGTCGGGGCCGAACCTGGATCTGCTGCGCCGCGTGTGCGAGGCCACATCGGCCCCCGTCATCGCCTCCGGCGGAGTGTCGAACCTGGCGGACATTGCCGCACTGCGTGAGCTGGTACCGGTCGGAGTCGAGGGGGCGATCGTCGGCAAGGCGCTGTACACGGGCGCATTCACCTTGGTGCAGGCCCTGGATGTGGCCGCCGGGCGGGCCCAAGCGTGA
- the rpmI gene encoding 50S ribosomal protein L35 has protein sequence MPKNKTHSGAKKRFRVTGSGKIMREQAGARHLLEHKSSRKTRRLATDQVLETSDVKRVRAMLGI, from the coding sequence ATGCCGAAGAACAAGACCCACTCCGGTGCCAAGAAGCGTTTCCGCGTGACCGGCTCGGGCAAGATCATGCGCGAGCAGGCCGGCGCCCGCCACCTGCTGGAGCACAAGTCCAGCCGCAAGACCCGTCGCTTGGCCACCGACCAGGTCCTGGAGACCTCGGACGTCAAGCGCGTCCGGGCCATGCTGGGCATCTGA
- the rplT gene encoding 50S ribosomal protein L20: MARVKRSVNAKKKRRTVLEQASGYRGQRSRMYRKAKEQVTHSFVYSYRDRKARKGDFRRLWIQRINAASRAQGLTYNRLIQGLGLAGVEVDRRMLAELAVNDIAAFNALVEVARKALPADVNAPKA; the protein is encoded by the coding sequence ATGGCACGTGTCAAGCGTTCCGTCAACGCCAAGAAGAAGCGTCGTACCGTCCTCGAGCAGGCCTCCGGTTACCGTGGCCAGCGCTCGCGCATGTACCGCAAGGCCAAGGAGCAGGTGACCCACTCCTTCGTCTACTCCTACCGTGACCGCAAGGCCCGCAAGGGCGACTTCCGCCGGCTGTGGATCCAGCGAATCAACGCCGCCTCCCGCGCCCAGGGCCTGACCTACAACCGCCTGATCCAGGGGCTGGGCCTGGCCGGTGTCGAGGTCGACCGTCGCATGCTGGCCGAGCTGGCCGTCAACGACATCGCCGCCTTCAACGCCCTCGTCGAGGTCGCCCGCAAGGCGCTGCCCGCCGACGTCAACGCCCCCAAGGCCTGA
- the hisH gene encoding imidazole glycerol phosphate synthase subunit HisH, translated as MTPRVVVLDYGSGNVRSACRALEKVGADVTLTADRDQVLEADGLLVPGVGAFAAVMDLLRAVDAPRLIDRRLSGGRAVLGVCVGEQILFESSTEKGACEGLGQWPGAVERLDAPVVPHMGWSEVEVPVGSRLFDGVEDQRFYFVHSYAAMTDPADSMAEGPTARPLTTWARHGNSRFVAAMENGPLSGTQFHPEKSGEAGLALLANWLRTL; from the coding sequence ATGACTCCACGTGTGGTCGTCCTGGACTACGGTTCCGGGAACGTGCGCAGCGCCTGCCGTGCACTGGAAAAGGTGGGTGCCGACGTCACCCTGACGGCAGACCGCGACCAGGTCCTGGAAGCCGACGGTCTGTTGGTGCCCGGGGTGGGCGCCTTCGCCGCAGTCATGGACCTTCTGCGCGCCGTCGATGCTCCGCGCCTCATCGACCGGCGCCTGTCCGGCGGGCGGGCGGTCCTCGGAGTGTGCGTGGGCGAGCAGATCCTCTTCGAGTCCTCCACCGAAAAGGGCGCCTGCGAGGGGCTTGGACAGTGGCCGGGTGCCGTCGAGCGCTTGGACGCGCCTGTCGTCCCACACATGGGTTGGTCCGAAGTCGAGGTCCCCGTGGGCTCTCGACTCTTCGACGGGGTCGAGGACCAGCGCTTCTACTTCGTCCACTCCTATGCGGCCATGACCGACCCCGCTGACTCCATGGCCGAGGGCCCGACCGCCAGGCCACTGACCACGTGGGCCAGGCATGGCAACTCGCGTTTCGTGGCCGCAATGGAGAACGGGCCCCTGTCCGGCACGCAGTTCCACCCCGAGAAGTCCGGCGAGGCCGGTCTGGCGTTGCTGGCGAATTGGCTGCGAACCCTGTGA
- a CDS encoding RNA methyltransferase codes for MQTHHERPPVLANPHAERVRKVAGLSGRSARERHGLILVEGPQAVRELLTHRPDTVRDIYMGHRAAALDPDLADLAHSVTRWVHPTTDEVARAMSPDAQGVLAAATFDAVRDTMPEDLPEGVTLALLAQGRDPGNVGTIIRTADAMGAAAVLTVAGTVDVRSPKVVRASAGSVFHVPVIGFRTFDEAAAALRERQAVLLGTSGGDASQDLDALMLSGALESRGWLTRTHAWVFGNEAKGLSRAEMDACDLLVRIDMTGAAESLNVASAAAMCFFASQVVRRSRA; via the coding sequence GTGCAGACTCACCACGAACGCCCGCCCGTCCTCGCCAACCCCCACGCCGAACGCGTGCGCAAGGTGGCAGGACTGAGCGGGCGTTCGGCGCGTGAACGCCACGGACTGATCCTTGTCGAAGGTCCGCAGGCCGTGCGCGAACTTCTCACACACCGCCCGGACACCGTCCGCGACATCTACATGGGGCACCGCGCCGCCGCCCTCGACCCCGACCTCGCGGACCTTGCGCACTCGGTCACCCGCTGGGTGCACCCCACCACTGACGAGGTGGCCCGCGCCATGTCGCCCGACGCCCAAGGAGTCCTGGCCGCAGCCACTTTCGACGCCGTCCGGGACACCATGCCGGAAGACCTCCCGGAGGGCGTGACCCTCGCCCTGCTCGCCCAAGGCCGTGATCCCGGCAACGTCGGCACCATCATCCGCACCGCCGACGCCATGGGCGCCGCCGCGGTGCTCACCGTGGCGGGCACAGTGGACGTGCGCAGCCCCAAGGTGGTGCGCGCCTCCGCCGGATCCGTCTTCCACGTGCCTGTCATCGGCTTCCGGACTTTCGACGAGGCCGCAGCCGCCCTGCGGGAGCGTCAGGCGGTGCTGCTGGGCACCAGCGGGGGAGATGCCTCCCAGGACCTCGACGCTCTGATGTTGTCTGGGGCCCTGGAGTCCCGGGGGTGGCTGACCCGGACCCACGCGTGGGTCTTCGGCAACGAGGCCAAGGGACTTTCCCGGGCCGAGATGGATGCCTGCGACCTGCTGGTGCGCATCGACATGACCGGCGCCGCCGAATCGCTGAACGTCGCCTCCGCCGCCGCCATGTGCTTCTTCGCCTCGCAGGTGGTCCGACGCAGTCGAGCGTGA
- a CDS encoding DUF6318 family protein: MANESGARVLARRGAGPLVAACSVVVGLLGLAACQGTGGGQSGDSAGSVDSATSGVQSGEVQMSGGYVVGPNGYLLQPEDPDMVEPVLPAIAKEPSVEGAEAFIRYYLDLLAYSWYTGDTEKLEAVSGNPCKFCKGRIKLIKQLYDSGGWEQGLYYQLTLKREPVLGDDGRVAFFGTANASPHVTFVDGGIKRVRSRDYRVEIQGKWISGQWTLWAFIVDKD; encoded by the coding sequence ATGGCAAATGAGAGCGGGGCAAGGGTGCTGGCTCGACGCGGTGCTGGACCCTTGGTAGCAGCGTGCAGCGTGGTGGTGGGGTTGCTGGGCCTGGCAGCCTGTCAGGGCACGGGTGGTGGTCAGAGTGGTGATTCTGCGGGCTCAGTGGACTCTGCAACCAGTGGTGTCCAGTCGGGTGAGGTTCAGATGTCCGGTGGTTACGTGGTGGGCCCGAACGGGTACTTGCTGCAGCCCGAGGACCCTGACATGGTCGAACCGGTACTGCCGGCCATCGCCAAGGAACCCAGCGTCGAAGGCGCAGAAGCCTTCATCCGCTACTACCTGGATCTGCTGGCCTACTCCTGGTACACGGGCGACACCGAGAAACTCGAAGCAGTCTCAGGAAACCCCTGCAAATTCTGCAAAGGCAGAATCAAATTGATCAAGCAACTATACGACAGCGGTGGCTGGGAACAAGGGTTATATTATCAACTCACTTTGAAAAGGGAGCCCGTTCTGGGAGATGATGGTCGAGTGGCATTCTTTGGGACAGCCAACGCTTCCCCTCACGTGACATTTGTGGATGGAGGGATTAAAAGAGTTCGCTCTCGAGACTATCGGGTCGAGATTCAAGGGAAATGGATCTCGGGCCAATGGACGCTATGGGCATTCATAGTCGACAAGGACTGA
- the infC gene encoding translation initiation factor IF-3: MTRRPFPCHGTEPWKEPPISEPRINDRIRVPEVRLVGPGGEQVGVVRVEDALRLAEEAGLDLVEVAPDAKPPVAKLMDYGKFKYEAAQKARDARRNQANTQLKEIRFRLKIDDHDFGVKKGHVVRFLEAGDKVKVMIMFRGREQSRPEAGVRLLQRLADEVGDLATVESMPRQDGRNMTMVLAPTKRKADALNEQRKRREAEREERRGKRTERAARDQARQAEAVKAPTEEN; encoded by the coding sequence GTGACACGGAGGCCTTTTCCGTGCCATGGAACGGAACCGTGGAAGGAGCCACCCATCAGCGAGCCTCGCATCAATGATCGGATCCGGGTCCCCGAGGTGCGCCTCGTGGGCCCCGGAGGAGAACAGGTCGGCGTCGTCCGGGTCGAGGACGCGCTGCGTCTGGCCGAGGAAGCCGGACTGGACCTGGTCGAGGTCGCGCCCGACGCCAAGCCGCCGGTCGCCAAACTCATGGACTACGGCAAGTTCAAGTACGAGGCCGCCCAGAAGGCTCGTGACGCTCGCCGCAACCAGGCGAATACGCAACTCAAGGAGATTCGTTTCCGCCTCAAGATCGATGACCACGACTTCGGCGTGAAGAAGGGCCATGTGGTCCGCTTCCTCGAAGCCGGCGACAAGGTCAAGGTCATGATCATGTTCCGCGGCCGCGAGCAGTCCCGCCCCGAGGCGGGCGTGCGTCTGCTGCAACGCCTTGCGGACGAGGTCGGAGACCTGGCCACCGTCGAGTCCATGCCGCGCCAGGACGGTCGCAACATGACCATGGTGCTGGCTCCCACCAAGCGCAAGGCTGACGCCCTCAACGAGCAGCGCAAGCGCCGTGAGGCCGAACGCGAGGAACGTCGGGGCAAGCGCACCGAACGTGCCGCCCGCGACCAGGCGCGTCAGGCCGAGGCCGTCAAGGCCCCCACGGAAGAGAACTGA
- a CDS encoding histidinol-phosphate transaminase: MSAANPPSDLLLPVRADLAGLEPYGAPQLRVKACLNVNENPYAPSDEVVEDIAASVREAAGTLNRYPDRDFPQLRQALADYLEVESGVRREPETLWAANGSNEIMVQLLQAFGGPGRTVVSFAPTYSMYHGYARDTNTRWVQGARGEDFELDLQVVQRVMREERPSVVLLASPNNPTGTALPVEVQMKVLDLARTTGPQEDGRVCASLVVIDEAYSEFRREGVPSALELLAGNPHLVVTRTMSKAFGMAGLRLGYMSASREVLDAVMLVRLPYHLSALTQAAALAALRHANELMAQVASLRAERDALVTWLGDQGLRTAPSDANFVLFGTFEDREAVFRGLLERGVLIRVVGPQGWLRVSVGTPEEMELFRNSLLEVIR; this comes from the coding sequence GTGAGTGCCGCAAACCCGCCCTCGGACCTCCTGTTGCCGGTGCGCGCCGACCTGGCAGGACTCGAACCCTACGGGGCTCCCCAGCTCCGTGTGAAGGCCTGCCTCAACGTCAACGAGAACCCCTACGCCCCCTCCGACGAGGTCGTCGAGGACATTGCGGCGAGTGTGCGTGAGGCGGCCGGCACTCTCAACCGCTACCCGGACCGTGACTTCCCGCAGCTGCGCCAGGCTCTGGCCGACTACTTGGAGGTCGAATCGGGTGTGCGGCGGGAGCCGGAGACACTGTGGGCTGCCAACGGGTCCAACGAGATCATGGTGCAACTGCTGCAGGCGTTCGGAGGCCCCGGCCGTACGGTGGTGAGTTTCGCACCGACCTACTCCATGTACCACGGGTACGCGCGCGACACGAACACCCGATGGGTGCAGGGCGCCAGGGGTGAGGACTTCGAATTGGACCTGCAGGTCGTCCAGCGCGTCATGCGCGAGGAACGCCCCAGCGTGGTCCTGCTGGCCAGCCCGAACAACCCCACAGGCACGGCCCTGCCCGTCGAGGTCCAGATGAAGGTCCTGGACCTGGCCCGCACCACCGGGCCGCAGGAGGACGGGCGAGTCTGCGCCAGCCTGGTCGTCATCGACGAGGCCTACAGCGAATTCCGACGCGAGGGAGTCCCCTCCGCCTTGGAGCTGCTGGCCGGCAACCCGCACCTGGTCGTCACCCGCACCATGTCGAAGGCTTTCGGCATGGCGGGCCTGCGCCTGGGGTACATGAGCGCTTCGCGTGAGGTCCTCGACGCCGTCATGCTCGTGCGCCTGCCCTACCACCTCTCCGCCCTCACCCAGGCCGCGGCCTTGGCCGCCCTGCGCCACGCGAATGAACTCATGGCCCAGGTCGCCTCCTTGCGCGCAGAGCGTGACGCCCTGGTCACATGGCTGGGCGACCAGGGGTTGCGCACCGCCCCGTCGGATGCGAACTTCGTCCTCTTCGGCACCTTCGAGGACCGTGAGGCAGTCTTCCGGGGCCTGCTGGAGCGGGGAGTCCTCATCCGGGTCGTCGGCCCCCAGGGGTGGCTGCGCGTGAGCGTGGGAACCCCGGAAGAAATGGAACTGTTCAGGAACTCGCTGCTGGAGGTCATCCGATGA
- a CDS encoding thiamine-phosphate kinase, whose amino-acid sequence MTRVRDLDESQLIAHFRRLLPTGDRTLLGSGDDCALVAAPEGSFLVTTDVLVEGRHFDPRWSSPDQIGERAAAQNLADVAAMGGRTSSMVVSLVLPGHTDLDWLLALVAGFGERARRAGAGVVGGDLSSGDSLVISVTAMGWVDGAPLTRSGAQPGDMLAVAGTLGRSAAGLALLQGGYVDPVVRDDVVLDDLAEALRIHRAPEPPLEAGPVAAARGAHAMMDISDGLAVDGRRMALASGVVVEVDPLLLAPDVSALRGPGRVCSVDPMTWVLHGGEDHALLAAFPPEAVLPAPFRQIGWVGAAGPGLAPCCRVGGTEVRGGWDHFTGGS is encoded by the coding sequence ATGACCCGCGTGCGCGACCTCGACGAGTCCCAGCTCATCGCCCATTTCCGCCGCCTGCTGCCCACTGGGGACAGGACCCTGCTGGGCAGTGGTGACGATTGTGCGCTCGTCGCAGCTCCGGAAGGGTCCTTTCTGGTGACCACTGACGTCCTGGTCGAAGGCAGGCACTTCGACCCCCGCTGGTCCTCGCCCGACCAGATCGGTGAACGAGCCGCCGCCCAGAACCTTGCGGATGTGGCTGCGATGGGTGGGCGCACGAGTTCCATGGTGGTTTCCCTGGTACTGCCGGGCCACACGGACCTGGACTGGCTGCTGGCTCTGGTTGCGGGCTTTGGTGAAAGGGCCCGGCGTGCCGGTGCTGGTGTGGTCGGAGGCGACCTGTCCTCAGGGGACTCCCTCGTGATCTCGGTGACCGCCATGGGGTGGGTCGATGGGGCTCCCCTCACCCGATCAGGCGCCCAGCCCGGCGACATGTTGGCGGTGGCGGGAACTCTGGGCCGCTCGGCCGCAGGACTCGCCCTGTTGCAAGGCGGGTACGTGGACCCTGTGGTGCGCGATGACGTGGTCCTGGACGACCTGGCGGAGGCTCTGCGCATCCACCGGGCTCCTGAGCCGCCTCTGGAGGCCGGTCCTGTGGCTGCGGCGCGGGGTGCGCATGCCATGATGGACATCTCCGATGGTCTGGCGGTGGACGGCAGACGGATGGCGTTGGCGTCCGGAGTGGTCGTCGAGGTCGACCCCTTGCTGTTGGCGCCCGATGTGTCGGCACTGCGTGGTCCAGGACGTGTGTGCTCGGTCGACCCGATGACGTGGGTGCTTCACGGCGGCGAGGATCACGCGCTGCTGGCGGCTTTCCCGCCGGAGGCGGTACTGCCGGCCCCCTTCCGCCAGATCGGGTGGGTGGGAGCTGCCGGGCCGGGGCTGGCCCCGTGCTGTCGGGTGGGCGGCACCGAGGTCCGCGGCGGATGGGACCACTTCACGGGCGGCAGCTGA
- a CDS encoding DUF6318 family protein, producing MANESGARVLARRGAGPLVAACSVVVGLLGLAACQGTGGGQSGDSAGSVDSATSGVQSGEVQMSGGYVVGPNGYLLQPEDPDMVEPVLPAIAKEPSVEGAEAFIRYYLDLLAYSWYTGDTEKLEAVSGNPCKFCKNRIETIKDVYEKGGWEHGLRYTFSLAKPPILADDGRVALVGTINASPHVLFDERSVQKSTYHEHEVEIQGKWISGQWVLWACVIKGD from the coding sequence ATGGCAAATGAGAGCGGGGCAAGGGTGCTGGCTCGACGCGGTGCTGGACCCTTGGTAGCAGCGTGCAGCGTGGTGGTGGGGTTGCTGGGCCTGGCAGCCTGTCAGGGCACGGGTGGTGGTCAGAGTGGTGATTCTGCGGGCTCAGTGGACTCTGCAACCAGTGGTGTCCAGTCGGGTGAGGTTCAGATGTCCGGTGGTTACGTGGTGGGCCCGAACGGGTACTTGCTGCAGCCCGAGGACCCTGACATGGTCGAACCGGTACTGCCGGCCATCGCCAAGGAACCCAGCGTCGAAGGCGCAGAAGCCTTCATCCGCTACTACCTGGATCTGCTGGCCTACTCCTGGTACACGGGCGACACCGAGAAACTCGAAGCAGTCTCAGGAAACCCCTGCAAATTCTGCAAGAACAGGATTGAAACGATCAAGGACGTCTACGAAAAAGGTGGCTGGGAACACGGACTCCGCTACACTTTTTCGCTCGCCAAACCCCCCATACTTGCCGATGACGGTCGGGTCGCACTCGTGGGGACCATTAATGCGTCGCCGCATGTGTTGTTCGATGAGCGCTCAGTGCAGAAAAGCACGTATCATGAGCATGAGGTAGAAATTCAAGGCAAATGGATCTCTGGCCAGTGGGTGCTGTGGGCGTGCGTCATCAAAGGGGACTAA